Proteins found in one Plasmodium malariae genome assembly, chromosome: 13 genomic segment:
- the PmUG01_13063000 gene encoding fam-m protein: protein MEQTIKLFLFIKIALFIYLIWICHFNHDMGASNKSLDENCNSVIKIGTRNYRNLARYKQNNYSSNIFLKENFSKNGVKEQRDISNNEKRTSKKKKHSFGNSLNKEGLYIQVIDYNNGMFDGKHFHFIKKWVKKKDHDAFFEINKKIGDINLKKITFRKYGYGGAIFLIFLLLGIGIPVLSALPEDKWKWIDSIEFLKNWKDSIETWIKGSGSYASIILFTLLIVILSFMLIIATYKILINNEKYEKIKWITN, encoded by the exons atggAACAAACAAttaagttatttttatttattaaaattgctTTGTTTATCTATTTAATATGGATATGTCATTTTAATCATGATATG ggCGCCTCTAACAAATCATTAGACGAGAACTGCAATAgtgttataaaaataggtACTAGAAATTATAGAAACCTAGCAAGATATAAACAGAATAATTATtcaagtaatatatttttaaaagaaaatttttcaaaaaatggaGTAAAAGAACAAAGAGATATATCCAATAATGAAAAACGAaccagtaaaaaaaaaaaacactcATTTGgaaattcattaaataaggaagggttatatatacaagttatagattataataatggaatgtttgatggaaaacattttcattttataaagaaatgggtaaaaaaaaaggatcaTGATGCTTTTTTTGAAatcaacaaaaaaattggagatataaatttaaaaaaaataacatttagGAAATACGGATATGGAGGagctatatttttaatattccttTTATTGGGAATAGGAATACCTGTATTATCAGCATTGCCAGAGGATAAATGGAAGTGGATTGACAGTAttgaatttttgaaaaattggAAGGATTCTATAGAAACGTGGATAAAAGGTTCAGGTTCCTATGcttctataattttattcacactacttattgttatattatcttttatgCTTATAATAGCAACTTAtaagatattaataaataacgaaaaatatGAGAAAATTAAGTGGATAACtaattaa
- the PmUG01_13062900 gene encoding fam-l protein, with translation MEQTIKILLFIKITTFILLCWICHFYSKVGTLMKSLDEKENYRRNIHARTYRLLETYGKDNNSSSLYLKEGLPINGIHKKIDTTYNEKYDSEKRKQSNVCPSRFAGGHQPGVKNKSCVFETKKYSHLEKKIFKELDYQNFLKNNRIISDKLYKKILCKKYRLRLVIPLLLLFILIISLILDYSCNSGFRRGLYKLLSLILGKAGMKDFHNFLKSTVGSFFKYTIEVTRNSQKKIAEIYRTPFLNFLIYSILFFILGIIIISGIIYYHKKVKKYEKIKFRKR, from the exons ATGGAACAAACAATTaagattttattatttattaaaattactacttttatacttttatgtTGGATATGTCATTTTTACAGTAAAGtg ggTACTCTTATGAAATCTTTAgacgaaaaagaaaattatcgTAGAAATATACATGCAAGAACTTATCGTTTACTAGAAACATACGGAAAGGATAATAATTCAagttctttatatttaaaagaaggTTTGCCAATTAATGgaattcacaaaaaaatagatacAACTTATAATGAGAAATATGACtcagaaaaaaggaaacaatCAAATGTATGTCCATCAAGATTTGCAGGAGGTCATCAACCAGgtgtgaaaaataaatcttgtgtatttgaaacaaaaaaatattcccatttagaaaaaaaaatatttaaggaaCTCGattatcaaaattttcttaaaaacaacAGAATAATTAGTGATAAgttgtacaaaaaaatattatgtaaaaaatacagATTACGACTTGTTAtacctttattattattatttattttaataatatctCTAATATTAGATTATTCTTGTAATAGTGGTTTTAGAAGGGGgttgtataaattattaagtcTTATATTAGGTAAGGCAGGAATGAAAGATTTTCACAATTTCTTGAAGTCTACTGTAGGTTcgtttttcaaatatacaataGAAGTAACTAGGAATAGTCAGAAAAAAATTGCTGAGATTTATAGAACACcgtttttaaattttctaatatatagcattttattctttatattgggtatcattattatatcaggaattatttattaccataaaaaagttaaaaaatacgaaaaaattaaattcaggaaaaggtaa